A window of the Eretmochelys imbricata isolate rEreImb1 chromosome 7, rEreImb1.hap1, whole genome shotgun sequence genome harbors these coding sequences:
- the ADIRF gene encoding adipogenesis regulatory factor — translation MSGKGFQDFKQHAEGEIQDAANALGKSAQQVVNQATDAGQKAIDQACKTAQEGVEKTTGQASEAVSGLGKKIGFKK, via the exons ATGTCCGGTAAGGGCTTCCAGGATTTTAAACAACATGCAGAAGGGGAGATCCAGGATGCTG CAAATGCGCTGGGAAAGTCTGCACAGCAGGTAGTGAACCAGGCTACAGATGCGGGCCAGAAAG CTATTGATCAGGCTTGCAAGACTGCTCAAGAAGGTGTCGAGAAAACAACTGGACAAGCATCAGAAGCCGTGTCTGGCCTTGGGAAAAAAATTGGATTTAAGAAATGA